A stretch of DNA from Pecten maximus unplaced genomic scaffold, xPecMax1.1, whole genome shotgun sequence:
ctactttttctCTTCTTCCCTTTTAATCACTTGAAAACAAGGgtgacctacatatgaaatctgagaaagatcaatCAAGACCTCAATGAGAAATACAAGCAACAGCTTCGAATAatacaagaggaacctacatatgtaattcaACAAAGGTCCATGAATAATTTatgagaaaaagcgataacaatcttcaactgtcaaaattcaaaaggGCCACTTTTCAGTCATCTTTtttcatctgatgatggtgggttaaaatgAGTTACATAGCAAACGAATATGCATGCTTTAAATGTACATGGCAGTTTCAAGAAGATTAATGCAAAACTTTAGAAGTATAAACGTTATTCTCTTAACTAtgaaaagggacataactctctgaaaattttgaaatgaatatcatatttaacagCACAGGTTTTTTCTATTTCAGTAGATTACTGAGAGTAGGCTTTTGACTCCCACAATCAGTTTTAAATCTGGACATGTTTTGACACTTTTTACTTCTGTGAAAAGCAGATTTGTCTTCTCAAATTGCTAAACGTCAAGGGTCATGCTGACTTTCTTTCAATACTACACATGCAACAAGTAAACCAAATTCAAAACATTACTGACAGAGaacattgaaaaacacattttaacttaaCATAATGAATcgtctatgtatataatgtaatatgtactagCTTGTGTGATCATTGACCTCACTGACATCACTCAGATGACAAAACTCTCAACAAAGACCACCCCCGTTATAAGACTGTATTTTTGTACATGTTATGAGATAGCTGAGAAATGAATAGATGCGATTCTTTTAATCCCATGATCATCTTCTGATGTTTaagacaaaatattgatgttgtaGCATGAAGTGGAGCACAGATAATCGGAAACATaaagtatatattgttttgatgtttaatgaGCTGATATTAAATAGGCATAACCTATTTGTCAAGAACAATTCTTACATTATTGTCAGAATTAAGTGTGTTGTAGCCATGTCATGTTTATGCAATTATAGTCAGTGAAGTGTTAAATAACTTAATCAGGCACTTCATCTATATtgcaaaattgtaaaaattctGGAAATTAGCCTTTTTAACTTTCAGGCGATGATATATTATCAATCTTCCTGAGGGTCTGTAACCAATCTTAAATATTGGTTCAATTCCAGGAGCTTTTTATCAGGTTCACACATGCGACCAAATAACTAAGCCAAATCTGGTTTCCATAGAGATTCACACCCAATAACTCACCATAACTGGTTTCAAGAGTGATTCACACCCAGTAACTCACCATGTCTGGTTTCCATAGTGATTCACACATGCCGTACATCTGTTCGGAGCAGGTTCCGCTTACAACAAATTCCTCTGTCACCATAGGACAGCCAATCAGATCCATTGAGGCAATATATGGTTCACCTGTCTTTGAGTCAAGACCAGCTATTACAGGTTCAACAAAATAAGGGCCAAACCTGGAGTAGGAAACAAAAATTATACGACTCTGGAACCTGATGATTTCATTTAATTGTTTTCCTGGCAAATTTTACTTAAGGATACTACAAAATGCATAATATAACAAATCTTCTTACGGTAAACCTCcagttagttcgaacaaaattaaatacatattaacgAACCAGTTcgaattattcaaaattatgcttcagaaaataagtgtgagttcgaactattcgagtcaatatcggcgaaaatctcggcagagtgaaataattagacacaaacacatccatcgtaaatctgatacgtaacaacggcggtctgaacaatggcacatttataagttagtaaaatgatagtattttatttaattcaatgttaattgatcgtaaacgttcttcatttcacgataattatgatggttattGCGCGAAGCCGCTCGGTTAATGCGTAGCTACAGTAGGCCCAAAACAGTACCGTACACGTTTcattgtgacacaaaagttaaacatttgtacagtataatctttgcatggttatattttttatctgaatcaaAAACTATCGCTATATTATTGTGATAAATGGTCTCTTTAATACATCTAAAgcagtctacataacctgttgcgtttatgaaagcactactgtaaaaataggcgatatatgttggtaaaattaggtcagaacatcaacatgtctgcttttaaatatgcccagtcgtatcatctaccaaacatagttgatacctgcaaaattatccatcactaattgggacacctgtaGATTGTTTTGACTTGATATGAATGCTCTTCACGTCACTCAGCACGATCAggcagccgatcctttcaactttaccgcaagcgacacctcgcgtggcctgcttacctagcgtgaggtcgcaggttttcaggtaatactttgattggcaatacttaagatatgtccagtcacaattagataatcataatgctaagttaacactagttatatgtgaaaatacacggacgatttcttagtttgccatacagcacgaatacaaatatcgcatgttatttatacattgtcggggccaaaatttgcaatcagctgtctcgtgcgtggtgtattttggaatataaaaaaaacctgaattaacgctaaaatatgtggcatatattaaatcacagacgcattctaatgatcacgcatacaatctaataacctaGCGCTAAACGTGCTTgctgatcaaatttaaatgttgGCATTGGTCTGGTCATCGGGGCCGAGTCGTggcgagctttcaatggagtttacggggaaaaaaaacttactttacgttcttcatttgacacgTTCGAACTATCCAaaatggtgtcagttataaacagccagaggtcgaactattactagctaaaaaaatattgtttttctagaaaaaaatgtgtgttcgaactatccgcctgttcgaattaatcggaggtttaccgtacttTGAATAAATccgaaataaaaataacaaatattcaaattcaaattttacaccttCTTCCTATTCTCGCTCAACAGTCACTAGCAAGCAGATTGTTTGACTAAGCAATATTGCTGACCATACAATTCAAGAACAAATTTTTCAAAGAGTTCATAATACTATATTATGATCAGCACGCTTACACTATGTGCATAGTTTCAATTTATTCATAACAATTCAGGCAATTCAAAATCATTGGAGTACTTACCTCCTTTCATATAACAAATTGGATACCATGCTCATGaatgtttttggttttattCTTCTGTTTTCTCTGAGTTCATACAGGTTCACACGGAACTGTAATTTTTGAGCACTGCAAACAAAATTCTTTGagatgatacatgtatgacacaaaaatcaaaatgaaaaataaaaaaaaaaaacgaaagaaagtcaaattactttttttcagaaatgGGGAACTTAACAATATGAAACCTTGTAAGGCCATGTTAAATAAATGTATGAATACGGTAGTATCTATCAATCATTATagattgtaaaataaataaagatatagTAATcaggattacatgtatatatcttgaTTACTACTGGGTTTTTTTATCACTTTtacaaaaatactgaaataagaATATACAAcaagaaaatattattattgTCCAATATTTTTTTGTCAGAATGTATAATACACAGAAATATAACAAGAactatataaatagatacatacACTGTTTGTACATCTGTTGCTAGACCTGGTAATCCAATGAATAGTCTTGGTCCCATCTCAAACATTTTCTGGAAGTTTGTACTAACAGTCTGAGCTTGTATACCAAACCTTCTGTCAGCAGCTATTGCCACACAGTTCTTTCCCTTCATGGCAATGATAGCCGCACCATTGTACTCAAGGATACTCTAGAATAGAATCAAAGGTGAGTCAACACAATGTTTTTACTGATAATTATTTGGATGTTGTTGATCATGAATGCCCCTGACACAAATTAAACCCGAATCTCCAGCGTGATAAGCCACAACTCTACCTTCTGAGCCAAAGAAGCATGCTCAATCAGCTGAATGAGAGAAACTGTATTTTAATACTATGTAAAATCCACACCGACTCATTATTACAATTTGCATCTTTATGTGTAATAGGAAGATTTAAGGAGtaattagcccgagtttcctctggccctgacaccatgtctggtgtagaccatgtctggtgtagggccagagcgcactactatatatgaaaacgtggaattatcgGACACCATTTGGTGACGCTAAGAAtctggtgtaatatatatatatacacaataaaatcgggagtgacataacacctaccttacatatatggaaaAATGAGAtgtttatttaccccagaacatCCATTTAGTCTCACCTCAGTGTTTTTTCCGtctgtatagaccctcgctttacgctagtcaaaatttcatacttgactcgacgccatattgctaactattTAGGTCGGGTGCagcctaattaccctaatcagtGCGCGAtggaacaaaaagaaaaaaaatacaacatttatttttatatattttatcgcttataatttataaatcatgAACTTTTGAATTGcatataacaggttttgggaaataataagcttaattttcttaatttaaactatGTAAGAAGAAAAACGCAATAATTGATATGTGATCTTTTAGGTCCATTGCAttccgattcgggtggttagtcgtactaTCACTTACAATATGGAGGGTaaacagtatgaaattttgactagcgtaaagcgagggtctatacggacggaataaaacgtctaggtgggactaaatgggtgttctggggtaaaaaaaaaatctcatttatccatataccgtatatgacctaataagggtgcaGGGCCTGGGTAGTTGACAGTGGGGGTGCCCTTATttagattagttattctgaagttttattaaacagactataccttatagcagaatacccaaggctgtggaaacggtaaaatattcagtcataaaaatattccagatgaagatatctattcattatcatatattaagcttaaacatcacttgaatattcctgtaaacttgtaaaccatgccaaCTGATCTTAAGgccagagaacgtgtgttccactatttttgttcaaatggaactcttttgtgttctatttataggcacgggtgatttcccagatcatatcagacattgttttctttgaactaataattgatttacaatgtcttttagttatttatcaacaagaatgaagtcttttactttatcttcaaataaagatggcaagttattatttgtatgtgtgttaattaGTTTcaggtgctctttgcactgacatgtcatctgtaggaatagacaaaatgttttatttccttgaaaaaaggtaggggcgcccttattagggcatGTGCCCTTATTAGatcaaatacggtatgtaaggtaggtgttatgtcactcccgattctattgtatttacaccagattcttagcgacaccaaacggtgttgGATAATTCCAAgatttcatatagtagtgcgcgctctggccctacactaGAACGAATATTTATACCCTGTCTACACTGCTctccatctgtcagaaattgtccgtccgtccgacatccagagctacgttatcgcagctagccctacaccagacatggtgtcaggaccagaggaaactcgggctaaggagtaatgaaaaataccctgcccacGCTTAGGCTCAAACTAGCGTCCTTTCGCTCACAGGACAAACTTCCTACTACTATGctaaggtagcacactacagtaggacagcctggccatgggcaatttttttgttaagcaaataactcctgtattatgatatgcataaaaaatgaaaaaataaatgtacactataattggtatattcagtatgaagaagtacatacaggcttcacatttgttaaaacaaaaattaataaattggttccggattttaaatttccggattttccgtaagtgtgtttacacaggaaatttagttttgcctacagcgaatAATGGATGCCCACAGTAAAGGTGAGATATCGGAAAAACTTAATtcacaacatatgtcaaaacaagattaattctgtctttgggatagagatatttaattttaaataggttacagaaaaaaaaatgtgtagagaattgtgtcattttgggtcaaatatcataatattttgcaatttttgagcattttttaagctgttaccatggtattcacagctctaaaaatcacagaaaatatcagttaacttatccttcagagctgtattaaaattgcaaatgttgtacagattacaaatatatatactttattagagtttatatgtagggttaactggcaatgtttacatatctaagacatgtcatatttttcaaaattgggcatttttactgtacactgctacctaaagGAAAATTGAAGCTAACCTAAGCTAATAAGGTGAcattataccctccacttttaccAGGTTGGGGAAATTTGCAATTATTTCCTAaaatactggtacatgtagCTCCTGATCGAGACCATAAggctagcccgagtttcctctggtcctgacaccatgtcggTTTAAGATCATTATCATATCTGTTCAATCATGCAGCGAGATACGAAACCTATTCGCCGAACTAAGTCGAGACCAATTACAAAAAGTAAAATATCATGTAGCAAGTGGGCCCATTTCACAGCAACAAAATGACGATCATGGTTACATTTGTTTGAACATAAATCATTTTTCATAAACTAACCATGGTGTAAAACTTTTGAAATTTCTGAATTCGTCACTATGGAATATATCTGAATCCAATAGTCCAGGTAAATCTTTCGAGAACTCCTCCTTTTCTCTTGCCGGCAACATGCAAGTCACTATGGCGGTGAAGAATACCGacgaagggagacaactctgtttACTAACCTGATACATCTGTCGTTATTACATTCCTACAACTGTTGCTAAAACCAAAAGTGAGAATCTTTCGCGTTATATACGATCCCTATTCTCTATATTTTTAACTGGGGGAGTTTTGGAAACTAACGTAGAAGTACACTCACACACATATACGGCTCTGGTTAACgctacagtacagtacagtatagtatAGGATATGAAAGCAAACACATCATACTCTTAATATTCAACAGAAAGAAAATAACGTTACAAAGCTAGGTCTGTGGCAAATCTAAGATAAAACTTCGCCAATACAAAAATCACTTCTGGAAGTACAATATGATCCTATAACTTTATTTGACAGTTTTCAAACTAGCGGTCTAATTATCATATGATGCAATTTGGTGAAACAAATAAATTTATAAACAGTGTGTGAATTACCCATCATGCAgtacggtggccgagtggttaaggcgtTGGACTTAAGTTCCAATGGAGGTCTCTCCGCGTGGGTTCGAACCCCACCCGTACTAGTATTTTTCTGAACAACGTTGAGGAATTTGGAACAATCTTCAGACCAAAAGTAGAAAAAGATGGTAGCAGGACATATAGATGAAGATCATTGAAATTCAACCACAGACACtacattatttttctaaattttcacAAAGAAATTAAATTTGTCGTCGTACAAGATAATGGTTTTCATTAACATTGAAGATTATATATACCATTCTCTGATTAACTGAATCTATTTCCTTTCAATAGGCCTAAATGATTCATTTAAAGCTATTTATCATTGTTTGCCAATCACGGGTAGATATATCTAGCTAGGATTTAATAGTTGTGGTCTTAAGAACTTTTGATGCTGTGCGTCTATGTAAAAAACAAATAGTAACACTTTAAAAGATCAATCAAACCAGAGACTGTGTATATCACATGTAGTTTCTGATAAAACCTTGTAAATTATTATACCCTGATATGAACAAGTTTTAAAGGGTTCGATAAAAGGAGAGTGGACATTTTACATTGTCGTGTTCGTAACAATGTTAGCAATCTTAATAACTGACAGCCCGTCCTGTCGAAGTGGACATAGTACAGAGGaaggaaaacattttatatttcattgcccattatattatgtataaagAAATACAATGCTTAAACATCTATTAATCTATTATGGTTTAGAAACATTACTTACGAAAGCCTTATGTATGTACAATTCAATATACATGAATAATATTCATGTCATCTGCCTGCCCCTTATCTTTTACAGTTTATTCTCTTTTCAACAAGTATGcttctttctctctctctttccctatcatttcctttccttttcTGCTCTGAAAATTAAGACACTATAATAGAATTATTATATACTGATTAATTATAATCTGGCCGTTGCTAAGTTTTGCATATGCATAATTGTGTTGCGCTGAGGatattgataagttgtgatgacttGTGTCAAATCCTTTTGTGTACTATTTATGCAATCAAATAAATTTAGGCAAAGTCAAATTCATAGGAAATCTTACAGTTAAAGGCCGCCAAAGTTTGGaaatatttctatcaatttgaccctttttgatcCCGCCAATCAGACCCTGGTTGCCAGTaaggccaacatgtacataccaccaaactgtcatctcaacttgaagagtatttgattctaccttatttgtgTCTCGAGAAAAAGATACTAGTCAATTTGGCCATTTTGGTCCCGCCTATCAATCCCAGAGATCAGTATAGGGCCAACCTGTACATACCATCCAACCGTCATCCCAtggtgataatgttaaccaagttagaatgaattccacAGGGTCAAATGTGAGACCCCAAGGTATGGAACGCCAGAGCTGTCTTAGGTGATCAAATATGATTAAATTCGGtggttatgtctttatatgATGTAGTTATACCATTATATGCGGTGCTTTTTACTTTATATTCGGtggttatgtctttatatgAGGTAGACAcatccttatattcggtagatatgtccttatattcggtagatatgtccttatatgCAGTGCGTTTccctttatattcggtagttaaaATGAAACTTTATATTCGGTGCAAACTTTCTTATATGCTGTGCAAACTTCCTTATATGCGGTGCAAACTTCCTTATATGCTGTGCAAACTTCTTTATACTATGTGCAAACGTCTGTATGATGATGACCAAACCCGGAACTGTTTGAGTGGATGAATCGTCAAAGCAATCCAGATTCAAGAAACTCCAAACAAAATCTTGCTTGAAGATTTGAAACATGGTATATAATCATGAAATACTAGAGTTTCCTAAACTGTATAACTATTTTGAAGAaaagttatttttcattgttgtttaaaggggtatggcgcatattggcatgtttcgacctaacggttaccgtttaaaaaaaaaaaataaaaatgaatgttaaaaactgagtttATGAATACAAACCATAAATCTATAACAAATAAAGATTATTATTTGTGAAAAATTTGTTTGTTCgttgcaatggatatttcataaaatgaccgtaaagttgcatcatcgagttatttgcaactttcgagggaagttttcccgcattcatatcattttattttacatagagcgcatcggaagaccaacttttacaatgtctaattttattctatataccaaaagacaactaaaatcctatttttaaaaagtggtcctccgatgcgctggtatagaaaaattgaaaaacatagatgataaaacatttcgattttagcattaactagactgactctaaatgataacataaactTCACATGTTAGTCCGCATAGTTTATATGGTAGAACGATCGATTATCAACCCGAAGGTTTGGAGTTCGAATCACTAAGATGCATctcattaatattttgttatgtttctaaaaatgataactttcaattaatattttgtaatgtttctaAAAGTGATAACTTTCAATTTTTCTTGGtcatatttgaaagatattttcaacattaaacacatatttgatatgaagtatttagtataaagatagAAATGTTGAGATAGCAAATGTTCACTTGAAGCATATTTTGCAGATGCGTTGTgtcattattttaaattaacatcCTCCTTCtcccctccccccaaaaaaatatagaaaaaaaaatctgaaaatgtggtaCATGTTCTTAGACTGTTATTCTCGTGTCCCTGTGTTTCCTTCTTGATTAACGGCGAGTCAGGTGATtatagctgcgctcttctaaggctttgccttaATTCATATTATTTCATGATTATATACCATGTTTCAAATGGTTCGTTTCAAATCTTCAAGCAAGATTTTGTTTGGAGTTTCTGGAGTCTGGGTTGCTTTGACGCTCTCTGTACGGTGTCGTTGTAGGATTCATCCACTCAAAAAGTTCCGGGTTTGGTCATCATCATACAGACGTTTGCACATAGTATAAAGAAGTTTGCACAGCATATAAGGAAGTTTGTACCGCATATAAGGAAGTTTGTACCGCATATAAGGAAGTTTGCACAGCATATAAGGAAGTTTGCACCGAATATAAAGTTTCATtttaactaccgaatataaagggAAACGCACCGcatataaggacatatctaccgaatataaggacatatctaccgaatgtaaggacataactaccgaatataaggaaatgtctaccgaatataaagacatatctacctaatataaagacatatctaccgaacaTAAGGttatgtctaccgaatataaagacgtatctaccgaatataaggatgTGTCTACCTcatataaagacataaccaccaaatataaagtaaaaagcACCGCATATAATGGTATAACTACATcatataaagacataaccaccgaatataatcatatttaatCACCTAAGACAGCTCTGGCGTTCCATACCAAGGTCATGacattcacaattttggtaaagcaccttgaTTCCCTTCCATCTATGACGAGTATTTGATGCCTCTTTTGCCCCATCCAACGAAGTTGAGCATTTGCCTATAAGAGggcaaaataaaattaaaacgtTTATCAGATATCACTGAGAGAGAAGgagagtttggtttggtttattttgtttaacctcctattaacagctaaggtcattcaaggacggctacctcactgaagcatactgccgaagacatccagcaggacaccccacccggtcacattatactgacaacgggcgaaccagtcgtcccactgcGTGTAtgccgagcgctaagcaggagcagcagctaccatttttaaagactctggtatgtctcggccattggacagaacccaaagccttcctcacaggggggaacgctcaactaaaggccaaaagtgaggcagtgtcaagggagacattaggaagaagaaagttgttcagaaagaagagaaaagataatatcccaaatttaatcgcctcttacgatcatgcaatgggggcaacaggtacaattcttacgccctacctgcagagAGAGGGAGAGACAATGTGTCAACCTTATATCAATCAGATGTTGTGATGTTCTCTTTCCCGATTTAAATGCCATACATACTGGGGATGATTCTCAGATTCCTGTGCTGGGAATAAGGTTCATCCAATAAATATAGCTTCAGCTCCACCAAAACGTTTACATTCGAAACGAacttaaaatgtaattattaaCAAGATATATCTTTagaaaaagataaacggcatagttttaatgctggtggttatgatataaaactgctggtgaaataaataaacgaactaatgtgtttcagcacagataacaaaattatatcagtttgaatcatttttggtgatactAAGActacatttgaatcaggaatataatgttattaatgtgtcatttgaaaagatacatccacttattcagcttgcattctaTCTGAacattgtttcgtttttaactgtacgtacattgtatatctgaatcgaccaatcacatactgcatcttgaccagtaacgccacctgtcgcgtcatattcggggccaaaagaatattatacggctatgccaaaaaaatgtcaacagttatagcagagacgtatataactgatatacaagtctctggttatAGTGATGTACCGATACAGTTAACTTATGTATGTACCATTCGCCGTCATTTGTCAACCTCATCGATGTACCGTATAGTgaaacaaagggaagtaactctgggGTCCATTTCTGACAGCGCATGTCGcttaaaaatacagaaaaaaacaccatCCTGATAATGATTCCTTATTTACGACCGAAAGTAATATACAAAAGATGTAATTAAAATCCTCAACTTTTTTAGGGAATCCGAGAGTAATCTAGTTAACATCCGATTATACTTACTCTCCGTTGGAGATTCCAAAATCATCAACTGATTGTGTACTATCACAGCATTTATTTCTAGCCGATGCCATTATCAGATATGGTGCATTCTTTAACAACAGGGAACAACATATTTTCGTAGTCACATCAAAAAGGTGTTTTAGAATTCCAAACAAGAGGCCGATGGTGCCTGTATCACTTATATGTATACCTGGTTGGATTACCAactatcaaaataatgtttatgttcaattcgttaatacgtagctttatttgtcaatctcgaacaaagctatatatggttatcatgtggggatcccaactgctttaaagaaataattaagTCCAGACTATCTAAGGGTGTAAAAAGACCTCGGgtattgtttttacaacatgattgtgctTAAAGAAACGAAGTCCCGTAGAGTGGGGATAGACTATTGGGCCTATATTTAGATCacaattgtgtttatcccttaatgtccagcgatgctatacatggttattggatggagggtcacagcaaccatttatgcaaaatctgttcccctttccccatgaatgcttctgactaaattgggttcaaatccattcttaactttatgacacgtagcgatttaaaggaataacctctattgCCCCTATTGGGCCATGCCACTTTAGCCCCATTGGGGATCATAAtaaacatttatgcaaaatctgttccccttccccaaggatgtttctgaccaaattaggttaaaatccattcataactttatgactagtaactatagtgatttaaaggaattgcctcaatttcccttattgggccccacccctctgaCCACTTGGGGGtcatagtcaccatttatgcaaaatcttatccccttctgccaaggatgtttctgaccagaTTTCGTCAGATTTCAGATCAAaaacctttggtccaggtgagctaaaaatgtatttcacatCACAAaggtttaaatatttaaaagcaaaattaaaGGGCATTTATGTCGGATCATAATgcttttttttctgacccagAAGAACGTGCATGCATGCATATTAATATCCTTAGGACTCCTACATGAAAAATCTTTCTTCTGACTCAGaataatgtatgtgtatgtcaCATCAAAAAGCTTTCTTCTGACCATGAGCAATGTAACATCACAAAGCTTTCTTCTGACTGAGAGCAATGTCAAATCATAAAGCTTTCTTCTGATCCAGAACAATGTTACATCACAAAGTTTCCTTCTGATGCAGAACAATGTCACattaatgtgtattatataccacaacaatgtaaaaagaaaaaaaaaatcttaacaaTTTTCTGCTTGGAACATATTATTATTCATTGTAATCGACATTTTATCAAGTAAATCAATGAGTACAATTATTAAGAGACTATCTCCATTAAGAGGCAATTTATCAACTTCCTTTAAGTGGTCTCttcatacagatatatatgtatatatgattttgatCAACTGATCGGTAGAGTGATACAACATTACTCATAACAGttaattaatttatcatttaatatatgGTAATTTATTTTGATGGATTAATAGTacaaataataatcataatCACGTAATTATGGTACTTTCCTGTAGACCAATCATA
This window harbors:
- the LOC117321285 gene encoding proteasome subunit beta type-3-like, which produces MSILEYNGAAIIAMKGKNCVAIAADRRFGIQAQTVSTNFQKMFEMGPRLFIGLPGLATDVQTVAQKLQFRVNLYELRENRRIKPKTFMSMVSNLLYERRFGPYFVEPVIAGLDSKTGEPYIASMDLIGCPMVTEEFVVSGTCSEQMYGMCESLWKPDMGPEQLLDTISQALQSAVDRDAVSGWGCMVHIIEKDKVTTTELKGRMD